The segment TGCATTTTTTTGTTAACAGTGAGGCCAGGCCAGCTTGTGTGCACCTCGACTTATAGTGTGTGATTTTACCCAACCCTTTTTACTTGTCCTCCTGTGTCTTAGTTAGTAATGCAAGTATTGTAGCCTCTGTATGAAACAGTGCCTTTTCTGTTTAAGATTGACTAAGGCCATGTTGATAGTGatgattattttagttttttaagcTCTTTGACTTCTTGTGGAAGAGTCTCTGTCCTTGAAATATATGTGTTGCGTTCTATAAAAGTTAATGAGTCACAGAAACAGTATGTGCAGAGTTGAGATTGCTGTATACATCTGTGTATATATTCACACATACACAAAAATATTCACATTCTATTGAAATATGAGATTGCGTATCTGAGTATGATCTAGTTCTTCACTTCTTTCAACGAGATAATGAAGTCATCTTATTGGGGGCTTAGAGTGGTGGTCCTTTTTCTGTCTTTCTATTAACAAAAATGAACGTTCGACCAAAAAGTTAATAGAAAAGAATGAAGTTTTGAGAAAGTGATCTTTCATCCTTAACTCCAGCCTTACTCACAGAAGGGGCTTGCAGGAAGGGtcagtgttatcaaaggcgaAAAGCGCAAAAAAGCTCTAAGGTCAGTGGGGGCTTTAAACGCAAAGCGCAAACAAAGCGTGGACTTTAACGAAAAAAGGcgcaaagggagaaaagaataaaatatatatgtttagtccaagactaataattataaacatgaatgacaaatttatgaccaaagaaatttaaaaaaattatgatagagtgaaatatcaattatttagcTTCAATTTCTTCACAAGAGGCTCATTAGCAAGGAAATGCTTGCCTTGGAACCTTGATGACAACACTAAAGTGCACACAACACATTTCGAGCCTCGCTTTAGGGCTTAAGCGCGCTTAAAAGTGCGCCTTTGATAACATTGGGCAGGGTGAAAAAACCAAGTAGGGAGGAGGATTGTGCATAGTGCAGAAAGAAGATGAGGTGTCTTAACACTTCTAAATTTTCGTGATATATCATTTTTACTATCAATAGGCATCCTTTCATGCTGTCTTTTATAATTTGGTTATATTAGGTAGGTCAACAACAAGGACATACCCAGTAAAATATCGGAAGGTAGAGTGTACACAGACGTTATCCCTAcctcgtggaggtagagaggttgttccCGAAGGAGGTTATATTAAGTAGGTCAATGCCCTTAAATTGGAACGGCATATTTAAATCCGATAATTCAACAAGTGTAGGAGTATACATGTACTTGTGTTTTATGTGGTGAAACAATCACTATGTTTAGTTCATGACTTCTTGAAGGGATTTGCCTTCTTTTTGACATTCCTAAATATAGTAGACTGATAAAATGGCAATCTCTTCCACATTCACCTATTTCGTTGGGATATGTATTTTAACTGTTTATCTGAACAGTGTTGTATTACAACGACTGTTAAGAAAAGATTCCCTGTAGGAGCTAAAAGAAAAGGAGTTCATGGCTTGTTTCCTAGCCATAATCCTGAACTGAAAGATATTGAGCTCTTTATTTGACTATGAATGTTTTAAAGCTGGAgtctttttaaatttgtagtaatttttcttattgCATTTATAACCAGAAGCTGAACTTTCTTCTTGAGTAATGTGATTTATGGGTTTGATATATTCTTATGTAATGTAGGATGTCTCACAAGTCTCGGTATATGAGGGCAAGACCTCAGATGGTGCTTCCTATTTGGAGTTGAAAGTACCAAAAAATGCTGCAAAGCTTCAAGAGTGGAACTTCTTGGAGAAATATGGCTACCGCTACGGTGACGGTTATTCTCGACCTTTGCTTCCTTCTGAGGTTAGTTTCTCAGTCTCTGTAGAATCTCTCCACAGCTTAAAAATAGGGTCTGAAGAAAAACTGCTTATAAATAGTTAAACTTTTGTAATGAGTTGAATTGAATTGGATCATAATGTCTTTGTTCTACTTGTTGAGTCGCTCATAAAAGTAAGTAGACATTTCTGGTGCCTCTTGATCTATTTCTAGTGGTTAATGTATTTGATTTTGGCTGTGTTTCCTATACTGCCCTTCTGATATCAAAGCTTCATGATTCCATCACTACTTAGACGTCCATGCGAATCCATTGCTTGTGAAGTCACAACTTTGGCATTTCCTGGCAAACTAAAATGATTGGCAGCTGGGAAAATTGTGACTGCATTACAAAAAGGTGATAACCCTTGCCCTTTCGTTCATGTCTCACGATTCTGACACTGAGACCTGGGTCAGAAGAGTATACTGATGCAGTCTCTATTATTTATAAATCTGACCTTCCCGACAAttgaactcattttataatCTCTATTCTTTAGGGGAACCAACAACGAAGGAAAAATGAACTGATAGTGATACTAATATTAtgcttgttgatttttttttctgtggTAGTGCCTTTGACCCCCCCTAGAAGGAGGGTGTGAATGACTAGGTTGATTTCTCTTTCACTGGAAATCAGTATTTTCTGCTAGTGACAATGTTTAAGTTGggattttatgaaatgttaatctTGTATAATGTATTTAAACTTTTGATGATATTGGTGATTTAATTTGTTGGATCATCCCCCTTAATTAATTTCTTCTCAGTTGTacctattttttataaaacgTTCTGGAGTTCCCTTTCTGGTTCGTCAATCAGTAGTTTTCTTTGCGTTGATAATTTTTCGTTGCCAAAATTCAATTTTGTGTTTTGGCTAAAAGATATCTCAGTTCAATTTGCTTTCTCTTGTTCTCATTTTCACACACAATTTTAGGTTCTTGCCATTTTGAGAAGAATTCGTGAAGATACGAGAAAAAAGCTATCAGCTAAAGGCTATTTCCCACAGGAGGGATACATCCTGCAATACTTACCAGTACCTCCTAACTGTTTGTCTGTTCCTGATATATCTGATGGGAATAACATCATGTCTTCGGTAAGACACTTAAATTGAATCTTATGTATTATTGGCATACACTTGTCTATGTCAAGTTGCAAGTTTTCACAATTTCATGTGGCTTTTTCAGGATCACTCTATAACAATGCTCAGGAAGGTGCTGAGGCAGATTGACATAATTAAAAGTTCAAGATCTGGTACACCTAATTTTGAGGCTCATGAGGTGGAGGCAAACGATTTACAAGCAGCAGTTGTCCAGTATCTCCAATTTAGGGGGACAGGCAAGGTACTGAGTCTGCTTTTATTGCTAAAACTTGATTTGAACAATGATCAACTTTTGCCATGTGCTTGGAGTGGTTTGTGATTTTATTGTTTCagtcttttaatattatttccCTTCATATCATGGAAGTAGTTTGTAGCACTTGCAAtttctaataattaattactgcACCACTTTGTGCTTTTGCATTGTCTCCTTGGCAAGActagttttgtttttttgaattttcgacaattttctgtttcttctttAATTCCTGAGTATATGTCAAGTGTCTGCACTTATGAGACTTGGCTAATTTACAGTTTTAAACAAACCGAAAGTCAATGACCCCATAGTTAAGGTAGTGACTTCGAACTGTTGTGTCTCATAGTTGAAGAAAGCATAGATccttctgtttctgtttttattttttgtagtttATTGAGTGTTTATTTGATTTAGCTAGGGAGTCTTTTTATTACCAAGCAATTTAAGAAATAGCTCGTCTGCTCAAATAAGTTCCTCATTATACTGCACTCCCAAAATTGTTGGTTCCATATTAACATAGAAGGAAATGTGGAGAGAAGATGAAGATGGTTGGTCACCCTACACTGCACAGTGCATTCTAACAGTCTTGCTGAGGTTGATATCAATTGCCTTGCCTATTCAGAGAGGCTGATAGGaggctttttaaaaaaaattgggcgggtgggtggggggtgggggaaCAGTGATAGATTCATTCACTGCTTCAAATAAATGGCCGTGATCTTGTTTTGTTGTGGAGAACAGGAATGTAGCTTTTGTGATTTCATCTGTTACTGAAGAAAAGGGGAATGTCCTAGGAAGTACCTAATCTAGGATGAAAAATCTACTGTCTGAAAGTGTGTTTTTCTGCAAATCAGGTAATGTAGGATAACAGAGAATTTCTGGGTTTGAGTTGAAACTTTAGTTCTCTgatattatttcattaataattaatgttCTTCCACTGATACTTCTGTATCCATGCAATGAAGATGGTCTCATTGTCTTTTTCATTCTAGGCATCCCGTGATGTTGATAAACGTTTTGGAATACACAAGGAAGCAGCTGATACCACCACTAAAGCCTGGCTAGAGAAGATGAAGACCTTGTTTATCAGAAAGGGGTCTGGTTTCTCATCTCGAAGCGTCATAACTGGTGACCCATACAAAGGGGTGGGTGAGATCGGTTTGCCATGTGAAATTGCTCAGAAAATCACTTTTGAGGAGAGAGTAAGTCAGCACAATATGGCATATTTACAGAAATTGGTGGATGAAAAGCTTTGTTTAACCTATAAAGACGGGTCAAGTACTTATTCTTTGAGAGAAGGGTCAAAGGGGCATACATTTCTACGACCTGGGCAAATAGTGCATAGGAGGATAATGGACGGTGATACTGTTTTCATTAACAGGCCACCCACAACACATAAGCACTCCCTCCAAGCCTTATCAGTGTATGTCCATGATGATCATACTGTGAAGATCAACCCACTTATGTGCGGCCCCCTTAGCGCTGATTTTGATGGGGACTGCATTCATTTGTTTTACCCTCAGTCCCTTTCTGCCAAAGCAGAGGTTTTGGAGCTTTTTGCTGTTGGGAAACAGTTGCTGAGTTCTCACACCGGTAACTTCAATTTGCAGCTTGCCACCGACTCATTACTGTCGTTGAAGTTAATGTTCTCACATTACTTCTTTGATAAAGCAGCTGCCCAACAGTTAGCAATGTTTCTTCCGATGGCCTTACCTGATTCTGCTGTAGTAGATGTTCGTAAATCTGGTGCCATGTGGACGACCTTGCAGATCTTGGGGGCTGCTTTACCGGATGGCTTTGATAGTTGTGGGGAGACTCACACAATTGGGAAAAGTCAGTTCCTTGGAATAGATTACCACAGAGACTTGATTTCGTCAATTCTGAATGATGTTATCACATCTATCTATTTTATGAAGGGTCCGAATGATGTATTGAAGTTCTTTAATTCTTTACAGCCTCTTTTAATGGAAAATTTGTGCACAGAAGGTTTTAGTATTAGTCTCCGAGATTTCTACATGACAAAGGCTGTTAGGGATGGTATCCAGGAAAGAATTCAGTGCATGTCGAAGTTGCTACATCATTTGCGGTCATCCTATAATGAATCCGTAGAAGTACAATTGGAGCATCACTTGCGTAATGAGAAACTTCCAGTTATTGACTTTGTGCTCAAGTCGTCTGGCATGGGTGTTCTAATTGATTCCAAGAGTGAATCTGCCTTTAATAAGGTGGTTCAGCAAATTGGTTTCTTAGGCCTGCAAATATCAGACAGGGGCAAATTTTACACAAAGACACTGGTGCATGACATGGCTCAACTGTTCCAGAAGAAGTATCCTTCTGTTGGTACTAACCCTTCCGAGGAATTTGGGTTGGTTAGAAGTTGTCTGTTCTACGGGTTGGACCCTTACCAGGGGATGATTCATTCGATCTCCAGTAGAGAAGTGATTGTCCGCTCAACCAGGGGATTAACAGAACCTGGGACATTGTTCAAGAATTTGATGGCCATTCTCCGCGATGTAGTCATTTGTTATGACGGGACTGTTAGGAACGTTTCCAGCAACTCAATTATTCAGTTCGAATATGGGTCTAGCGGTGGGTCAAATTTACCAAGTGAATTTTGTGCTGGTGATCCAGTTGGAGTGTTGGCTGCTACTGCTATGTCCAATCCTGCATACAAGGCAGTTCTGGATTCATCTCCAAGCAGTAATTCCTCCTGGGAGATGATGAAGGTAGTGTTTCGAAACAAGTTTTTTGTCTGACACTTAGTTCTGACCAGCTATGCACTCATCTAACTGTTTTCCACAATCCCTTTTTCTTATTTCAGGAGATACTGCTTTGTGGAGTGAGCTTCAAGAATGATGTTTCTGACCGTCGAGTAATCCTTTATCTGAATGATTGTGGATGCCGTAGAGGGTACTGCAGAGAAAAAGCGGCATACGTTGTCAAGAATCATTTGAGTAAAGTATGTCTTAAGGATGCTGCAGACGAGTTCTTGATAGAGTAAGTATGctattctttcaatttttctgCTGCCACTTTCTTGTCTACTAAAGTGTGTGCACCTCCTGCTATCCTGTAATGTGAGCATACTATGACCAGATAGTCATCAACGTAGTTACTGCATCAAACATATTTTGCTTGGTCTAATGGAATCGGATTGCCTGTTCACAAGTTATTTCATTAGACTGCCGTAGCAATTCGCTTGGTTCTGAAAATTGTCAGTCGAACTTTTGCTGCAATTCTCTGAGGCCTGCAATTgccttttgttatttttagattttagaagTCCATTTTGTTATGCTGCCCAAGTGGTATTTCTGGAACTACTTTCAGAAcagagtttttttttcttccaaatcTTTTAAATTTGGGATAAAGTAACAAATGTTGTTGATTAAACTGGGAAAGTCGGAGTATAAGATTTATCCACAAAGTAGAAATGTGTCATAGAAAACATGAGTATCTGCTCATAGAACCCATTGTTTCTACTTACCGAAATATCGAAGGTGctttaaaattatgaaagaCCAAAAAAGTTCCTCTAATACGAACAAGACTTTTTCACTCCCTGAAGGCGAAGGGAGTTGAATCAGCTACCAGAAGGTGGAGACACTCTTCAGAATTTGAATGACGATTACTGTTATTTTTTGAGTATTTATTCTTCTCATGATAAAGATCTGGCCAGTTCTTCCCAGATGTATCAGACATGAAAAACTTATATATTCTGTTCATAAACTATCAAGTACTTTAGTTCCATTATTGTAATTTTgactttgttgttttttttcccTTCAATTTAATAGCACCACCTATTGCACATATTGTTCATTCCTTTCCATTATAAAGATGCTAAAACATTTACTTCTCAAGTGTCATGCTAAACCTATTGATTGTTGCTCAAATTTGGAATTGAAGTTTGCATTGTTATATCTCAGTTCAGATTTTACATATCCATAAACTGTGTGATACAGTAGCCAACTCTGTgagaggaaaaatgaaaataatctaATTAGCTTTAGTTGGTGATCTTATTGCTTCTGTCTTGTAGATACGCAGGCCGACAAGCAGGATATGAGAATTCTGAAACAGGGACAGGCCTCATTGGTCATATTCGTCTCAACCAGGTTTTATCTATTTTTCAAACTTATAAGCTTTGGAGTAATTCTTTTGTGAACTTTTGTGTCACTGATACTGGGTAGTTGTCGTATTGTGTCATTGATACTTCTGCTTGGGTTGACAGGGGCAGCTGGAAAATTTGGGAATCAGTGTTCTTGAGGTTCATGAAAGATGCCAAGAAAATATCAGTTCATtccagaagaaaaaaaaaattggcaatCTTTTCAAGAGAATAGTTTTGTCAGTGAGGTGAAACACTATCTTTCACTTGTTGCTTTGATATCACTTAGCTTGCTATTTCATCAATCAGtatgttcaaaatttgaagttaatttAGCAATCACAACCACCAGATTCTGAATGCGCCATATGGTTAAGTAGACAGTTTAATTTTAATGAGAGTACGTAAATATTGTTGTGTGTATGCATCTCTAGAGGAGGGAATCTTAGAAGCTCTTTATTTGTGTTAGCACTGCAGATCCCACATCTGTGAAACTGTAAACATGACACACCTTTTTTTCAAGTCATCCTACTTACCTGGATTTGACTCTTATCAATTTAGAGAAGAGGCTAGCGGGATGGCAAAAAATGATCTTGTCCAGAAGAGGAAAGAAAGTGTTAATTAAGAGTACTCTTTCTAGCATACCCACATCTTCCTTGTATCTGTTTCTGTCTCCAGCCATTGTTACAATAAAATTTGGGACTCCAAAGAAACTTTCTGTGAGATTCCACTAGGGATGGGAGGGTTTCACTAGGTGCTTTGGAGACTTACGATTTCAAAGTGTTGGGGTGGTCTTGGGGTTAAAGATCCAAGAAATAAGGCTTTATCTGGAAAGTGGTTTTGGAAATTTGGGTCCGAGGTACGTACACTTTGGAGAGCGGTGATAGCGGAAAAATATGGGGTTTTAGAAGGGGAATGGAGGACTAAagttatcattatctttttggGTTTGTATTATGGAAGAATTTATCAGACGGATGGGAAAATTTTAGAAGCGATTTATGTTTTAAGGGATTAGATTAGTCTTTGGGCAAATAAGTGGTGTGGGTAGAACGAGTTGACGGAAGTCTTCCCTAATTTTTATCGTGTGTCCGTCCAGAGAGTTAATGGTCTAACCAATTTGCTAGTTCACGAGGAGATTATTCACCAGAACTCAGGACTTAAGTTTCTGAAGGAATCTTCAAGGTTGGGAGATAAGAATTTCACAATTTGGTTTAGTTATTGTATGGGTTAGTTACACTGAACAAATCTTCGCATGCACGGGGATGGGGGAGAGTGGAGATGGGTTATTCAATGTTAACTCTTATTATAAGAGGCTAGTAGTACGAGAGGAATTTACTTCCCCCCGACACCATTTGGATTCCTAGAGCACCGAGGAAGGTGCGCATTTTTATTTGGATGGTAGCAAGGGGTGCAATCTTAACAATGGAAAAATTTAGGATGAGGAGGATCAACTACGTTAGTTGGTGCTTTATGTGCAAAATGTAGACTATCTCTGTTGCACTTCAAGGTGGCTAATTAGTTATGGAGGGTGGAGATGTTTGGGATGCAATGGGTCATGCCAGACACAGTTAAGGAGGCATTGCAAAGTTGGTCTCATAGGACGGGAAAGAGAATCCCAAGGGCATGTAGAGTTGCCCCTTTAACAATCATGTGGGTCATTTGGAAAGCGCATATTAGGAGGGCGTTTGAAGGGCTCGAACAAGATTTTGTAAAAATGCAAAGTAGTGTTTTGTCTCTGGTTGCTTTTTGGTGTTTTTACGAGTTCCTTATTTGTTAGAGGATTGGATCTCTTTTGTTGAGAACCATATTTTGATGTAGGTTCTCTTCTTTTGGTATACTGCTTGTATTTACCTTAACAAAAAACAGGTAGGGGATGGGAGGAGAGTAGAATTCTGGGACATAGGTGGTGCAGGTACAATACCTTTAGAAATACATTCCCATACCTACACAAAATTTCAAGCCAAAATGATATGACAGCCCATCAAACCTTAAGGTCTCAAAGTTGAGAAGAAGCTTTAATAGGTATCTACAAGATTGGAAGGTGACACTTCAATATTTGATTGACTTGCTTCATCCGTATAGCATACTGCAGGATCTCCATGATATATGGGTGCTGTTTGTGTATGAAGATTGGGAGTTGTTTGTAGAAAACCACCTCTTTTTGTAGTTTTCTACCTTTTGCTATACTAGTATATGGTCTCTTCTTGCCCATTTATTATTAACATCTTATTACGTTatcaagaaatattttaaaggtGTAGTAGTCCACACCTATGTCAAGCAATCAACTGTGCCTCATTCCAAAATTTGTCAGCTTCGGCTATATTAATCTTTATATGCAGTCTGCTCTCTTCGGATCTATTTCATTTCATATCTATTTCTATATGTTAGGTAGATGGTGGCTATCCGTGGACTTGGGACTAAATTCATGTATTTACATGTCCTAGAAGACGATTTATCTATGATGTGTTAGTATAAATCAATAACTAAACTCGAGCCCAATAATGTTAGCATATGGCTAAATGAATCTTCTGaaaccatttttttcttttaggttATTGTAGTACAAGTCATTTCAATATTACTTTGCCTCTAATTTATTCGGCAAAATTAGTGATTCTCTAAAACTAGAGGTTCTCTAGATCTCATGCTTATTGCCTATAATTTTGACTAAAAAGGCGATTCTTTCATTGAATGAACCATTGAAAGATAAATTGACATCTATCTAGTATCCCTTGCATGTTAGTTTGAACCATCTGTATGAACCACATCCTAAGGATgcctaattattattttctgtGGAAAATAAATCTTATTGCACATTTACAttattgtgaatttttgttttatgcAGTGAATTTTGTTCGTTTTGCCACAATTCTGGAAGTAAGTGTCTGAATGCACCATGTTTGAGGTTCTCTTGGCCAGATGCGAGTGACGATCACTTGGAGAGGGTTTCTCATATTCTTGCTGATATGATATGTCCAATATTGTTGGATACAGTTATCAAAGGTAGTTTTGTCCCTCTATAGTTGAGTGTGTTTGTGGTCATTTGTACGGTTACAATATTAAGAGTGTGATTGTGGCCATCTTGAGTTAAATCCTTCTCATTTACATCTACTGTACTGTTAAATTTTCTCCTTAAATTGGGATTGTGGTAGAAAGACAAAGGAGGAGGTTGATAGTATATGTCGAATTTCTACTTTGAGCTTGTAGTTAATTGAGTATGTCCCTCTTCTAAGTCTCCCCTATCTTTCATTGCTGTTTGATAAACACAGTTTTGCTGAAAGTTCTCTGGTCAGGTCTCTAGATTTTGGAGTAATATAAACACAGTTTTGCTGAAAGTTCTCTGGTCAGGTCTCTAGATTTTGGAGTAATAATTTGCCTGCTTTGTGGTTTGATTTGGCATCATAAGGATGGCGTTAACCATGACTCAGATAATTGAATAATGACCTGAAGGAGCTCCCTTTCTTTTATTGAGTCACGTTATTTGATTTTGCTGTATCAAATTTACACTAATTTGGATTGAAAGAGCACTCTTATGGGAGAGAAGTGGCTAGGACTGTGTTTTTGATGTTTTGTTTCTGAAGGAACCTCTAAAATTTCCACGTCTCAAGAGCGTAGTTGATGTCCCAAACGCATGCTAAAGCAGAAGCTCTGTCATGCTACTTTAGCATTCGAAACATTGGAAAATGGTGTTGGTGTGAAAAAGAGTCAAGTGTTCGAGGGATGTTGCAGTGCTTAGTTGGGTTTCTGAGTTTGTAAAAGACACGGAGAGGTTGAAGAAAGGAAAAGTAATGCTGGAACTACTAAAAACTCTATCATGACCTCTATATCATTTGCAAGTTATACCCAAAAAACAGTAAAATAATACATCTGAACTTGCTGCTAATTACAGAGTCAGTTGCTCTAATTTCTTGTATTCTTTTCCTTCTAGATGACCCACCAGAGTGCTGGATTAATTGAGTTCCATGTTTTCAGCCTTGCCTTTCCTATTCCTTTTAAGCTCCAGCTTTGCAGCAGTTCCATTGTTTGACTTTGGCATCATCCAATTAATTCCCACTGTTCATACATTCTGAGAAAGAAGATTACACTTATGAGCCTCCCTTTTTGTTTGTCCTTGATCTGAACTTACGTTCCAAATCTTTTCTATTGAGTGCTGAAACTTGAAAGGTCTAGAAGCTGGTCTATCAGTTAAAATGAAAAACGGATGGCTTCTGTATCATGAAAAGAAGGTGAatgttattgattttaaaggttTCTCTTTtgaatggtttagtgtttagggtttagggttttaaatATCCAAGATGGATAAGCAGAAAAATATGGTAGTTAAGAACTGCTAACAAGTGTTTTAACAGTTAGTACCGTCTGAGAATTAAGATTACGCTAATAAGCTTCCCATTTTCTCTATCCTTGCCAAGGTCAAAAGGTTGATGGTTGTTTTGTCATAAATAAGGTAAAACGTTTTGAAGAGATTCTCTATTCTTGTTGGTCTCATCTTAGGGTGTCAAAGTATATAGATTCAAGTACTATAATTTTTCTGTTATGGCTTCTTGGGACAACTGAAGTTTGCGAAGAATTGTAAGAACGTTATACTGCACTTTTTCTTGGAAATGAATATTTGATACTAATATAGTACACTCGTAACATACAGGTGATCCAAGGGTTTCAAGTGCAAATATAGCATGGATTTCTCCTGACACAATGTCTTGGATTAGGAGCCCTTCCAAGAGTCAAAGAGGTGAATTAGCTCTGGATATTGTTCTCGAGAAAGAAGCTGTTAAGCAAAGGGGAGATGCTTGGAGGATTCTCATGGATTCTTGTCTTCCTGTCATCCATCTGATAGACACTACGCGCTCCATCCCATATGCAATAAAGCAAGTCCAAGAACTGATTGGAATTTCTTGTGCTTTTGAGCAAGCTGTTAAGGTACCATTAAATGCCTTGACTTTCTTTCTTTAGCGTGGTAATGCTCTGTGGGACACACTCCAAAACATTGTTATGAACAAACATCCCGGCCTTCTCAGCATCGCCTCTCTTGAATACTGAATGTATCTGTGAAGCCTTTTACTGAAACTTGGAGGTTGAAATACATCTTTCCACGAGACATAAGATTTCAAATAGTAATTGTAAATGAGTAAATTTGGTCTATCCATATATCTGCAGATCTTCCTGAGATTACTATGGTGATTGATTCAGCTGCGTTCTTTTCCTTAATCATCTTGATGACCAACTTTTTCTACCTAGTGTGTACTTGACAACCTTATATGTGCAAAGCAAGAAATATTACCCAAAGGAGTTCCTTTTAGTTCGTAATCTCAAAATACTTACAATATGGTTTCTTTTGCAGCGCCTATCAACGTCAGTTACAATGGTCACAAAGGGTGTTCTCAAAGACCACCTAGTTCTATTGGCTAATAGCATGACATGCGCAGGAAATCTGGTTGGTTTCAATGCTGGTGGAATAAAAGCATTATCTCGATCATTAAATGTGCAGATACCATTTACAGAAGCAACTCTATTTGTAAGCCACATAAATTTTCTTCTGTTCTGTACAACACTTCATTTTGACAACTCCTCCTGTGAGCTATTCTTTTTAATCAGAGTcctatttgtttatttatttttttatctttcttagACCCCAAGAAAATGCTTTGAGAGGGCTGCTGAAAAGTGCCATGTCGATTCTTTGTCAAGCATCGTGGCTTCTTGCTCCTGGGGAAAGCATGTGGCAGTTGGTACGGGATCTCGATTTGAAGTCCTCTTGAACACAAGAAATGTATGTGTTCCTTTAAATATCTACTTGGTATtgtctttaaaataaaagaaaatatttagttGGTATTGGAGTGCGGtatattgatttttgatttgATCGTGTCATGCCATTGGCCGATAACTGCTTTTAACATAC is part of the Solanum lycopersicum chromosome 1, SLM_r2.1 genome and harbors:
- the LOC778258 gene encoding DNA-directed RNA polymerase V subunit 1 → MEEKSLSSKVSDGIVKRIKFGLATPQEICKSSISDCPITHPSLLLNPFLGLPLEAGRCESCGTAEPGQCEGHFGYIELPIPIYHPDHVSELKKMLSLLCLKCLKMKNRKFQVKNAGVLERMLSSCCEDVSQVSVYEGKTSDGASYLELKVPKNAAKLQEWNFLEKYGYRYGDGYSRPLLPSEVLAILRRIREDTRKKLSAKGYFPQEGYILQYLPVPPNCLSVPDISDGNNIMSSDHSITMLRKVLRQIDIIKSSRSGTPNFEAHEVEANDLQAAVVQYLQFRGTGKASRDVDKRFGIHKEAADTTTKAWLEKMKTLFIRKGSGFSSRSVITGDPYKGVGEIGLPCEIAQKITFEERVSQHNMAYLQKLVDEKLCLTYKDGSSTYSLREGSKGHTFLRPGQIVHRRIMDGDTVFINRPPTTHKHSLQALSVYVHDDHTVKINPLMCGPLSADFDGDCIHLFYPQSLSAKAEVLELFAVGKQLLSSHTGNFNLQLATDSLLSLKLMFSHYFFDKAAAQQLAMFLPMALPDSAVVDVRKSGAMWTTLQILGAALPDGFDSCGETHTIGKSQFLGIDYHRDLISSILNDVITSIYFMKGPNDVLKFFNSLQPLLMENLCTEGFSISLRDFYMTKAVRDGIQERIQCMSKLLHHLRSSYNESVEVQLEHHLRNEKLPVIDFVLKSSGMGVLIDSKSESAFNKVVQQIGFLGLQISDRGKFYTKTLVHDMAQLFQKKYPSVGTNPSEEFGLVRSCLFYGLDPYQGMIHSISSREVIVRSTRGLTEPGTLFKNLMAILRDVVICYDGTVRNVSSNSIIQFEYGSSGGSNLPSEFCAGDPVGVLAATAMSNPAYKAVLDSSPSSNSSWEMMKEILLCGVSFKNDVSDRRVILYLNDCGCRRGYCREKAAYVVKNHLSKVCLKDAADEFLIEYAGRQAGYENSETGTGLIGHIRLNQGQLENLGISVLEVHERCQENISSFQKKKKIGNLFKRIVLSVSEFCSFCHNSGSKCLNAPCLRFSWPDASDDHLERVSHILADMICPILLDTVIKGDPRVSSANIAWISPDTMSWIRSPSKSQRGELALDIVLEKEAVKQRGDAWRILMDSCLPVIHLIDTTRSIPYAIKQVQELIGISCAFEQAVKRLSTSVTMVTKGVLKDHLVLLANSMTCAGNLVGFNAGGIKALSRSLNVQIPFTEATLFTPRKCFERAAEKCHVDSLSSIVASCSWGKHVAVGTGSRFEVLLNTRNVEWNIPDTRDVYSFLHLVRNTSAQEVEGTSCLGAEIDELEEDEDMGLYLSPNRDSGSEMPTFEDRAEFDYNENLDEGKPSGSAWEKASSGSVKSGGSWDMAGKTQNGAEEGVNQSDSWSAWGKKVDGSNTQQSGVTEQSESWGKKGETDGGSSWGKKGETDVGSSWGKKGETDGGSSWGKKAETDGGSSWGKKGETDGGSSWGKKAEMDGGSSWGKKAETDGGSSWGKKAETDAGSSWGKKGETDGGSSWGKKGETDGGSSWGEKPETDGGSSWGKKAETDGGSSWGKKAETDGGSSWGKKVDKDGGSSLGKKVDKDGASWGKKVESENFPQLSGKEEQSGSWSSWGKQVEKDGGSSWGKKVDEPEKNLHQSGNGEQSGFVSSWGKVEKDGGSWGKKIESHQSGKGEESGSLSSWGKKVETDGGSSWGKKVDKDSSSWGKKVDKDGGSWGKKIETENTPQLSGKEEQSGSLSSWGKKVEKDGGSSWGKKVDEPENNRQQSGSGEQSGSWSSWGKKVEKDGGSWDEPKQLNSESSWGKAPNGGGLGSATAEGNKRLDQSVNDWSSSVSRDGQLNEPTHDDSTKNGGWNSSNVGGWNSQKVGVEESDKTPQWGQRRRNAKGDFKENSRGWGSASGGEWKNNRPARSADDSNRGGHFTATRQKIDLFTAEEQEIISDVDPIMLKVRKIMHGTVNNDGDPLSADDQSYIIDTVLNYHPDKAVKMGAGLDYITVSKHTNFQDTRCFYVVSTDGAKQDFSTRKCLENFVRSKYPDKAETFNEKYFKKPPPPRVPKIASPPKIASPAPSVD